One window from the genome of Anopheles merus strain MAF chromosome 3R, AmerM5.1, whole genome shotgun sequence encodes:
- the LOC121597089 gene encoding uncharacterized protein LOC121597089 isoform X3: MDKDGEKKGGGDKKGGGGQSGTGLGGAAGVNDPAALLDAASLFAYWGRDPSAMAAAVSNPLFGSQFGMPGGLGGLMPNAGSGSGSGNDRFAMSHHNQNTMAVAASQAASLAGLHNNWWSMAQLAAQDYFARLQATGMSQLPFSHDLAGAFPAGLGLGAMSAAAAAAAVAATGGNAAGGGAGGSGSGTGGSGGGSGKGGSGGGKGKKRDRSSNSNSSNASSGGGGSAGGMGGMGAGGMGGGVGGSNNSSYKNSPSPSASQAAAAAAYKQSLYSQATLHKELMAITAAAAAAQNQQHSGGGSGGGGGGGGGGSSSSQQSQQHQQQQQQQQQQQQQQLQQQQLQQHQQHQLASLGMLAGLGGTGSSGSASPGSSSSKQKSSSSGGGGSSSSLASPHGASRLIGNDSISITRGSSSPSMSSSKQQPTPSVTISASHGNPGSSSSSSSASSTQQNHLQNLSSSSRSSKDGKGGNSNNANASGGPSAADLGLSASMNALSTLSQFNNLDLTTQQNMTATMNALAASQAKAKDYISSGILNDPSSLLGVRLPPDTEIIKYTSSIVGPKASGGTGRGRKKTISLEDNSIFAQMHGLSAAKRQRLEPNEYGGGGGGGGSNNSGGGGGGGSGSSHLSSGSGSGGSAGLLPPGLSHHHHHQLGSNGGLGSGASSGTGGSNDRIEVIKLPPTITSNGVYNAGKGAGKDSMMDHMNEWSGLNLSAKGSGGSGGSSSAAATIVSSLTVGGMNSSGSKNQSSGMMEQDDAPLNLSMKPSKSSNEGMRSESTHSASSSSPAMSGASANSLQSLSTITAALGGAGGNANDSSRSRRKSDNKNRRNAAAAAAAAAAAAAAALGAGPLGLDGSVNMSLASAAAAYAAAAPVSTGAGLGTGTNSTSTLNSLLMASVGTGSGTNTITTTSNTTTSGGGSSGSGSGGGIAGGSSSAAGGASSSATAAANVANHQLMAAQLGFNSSLSELLKISNYEEYDYASLSGGSQFKEGRPRNLGRGVSKPKKNTVASLLAQSRAVGSKPLTAQQLLTQDAEIEKLRQAMLEASRNQSMDNSTSNTNTDTESISESGMSESEGEEHINLKELRVPLEKGWRRETVIRGLTRNGHIKGDVYYYPPQSVNKMKGMNQIQLYLDQFKPKDLSRDNFSFSAKAIVGTFLQPAPLPYATDGEFIKMTDVEVARRLEDLKMFTRHAGLGVEQRIEIAKQQQALRDAKKLAKEEMNKNKEKARQAKEAERNERLEQQRKERELKNQQALEAKKKREEELARQKAEEAARKAQELAKQKELMYAMEMERERRRQHMALIKQLELRRKFEEKEKKKHQVILDKLIQREKKLVMRKRDTNILAELRKPQEDSEIVDQTVLPSFSRIPGLKLTGTGYADLLMVFEFLHNFGETLGFDMESLPNLQSLHLALTSENAIDAEEELLSVMTHLLVCAIEDPGIPNPGRHTTLLGQTLRQADITHTNVSEILRIYLYAVATGEVKLQSGINLERDRDAPSKHHLVNDEDFKMCSTKNSQFYELLAENARYKLSELLKDKPFVALNPTTKTEILAMLCNDLLMNKAVCKQIDSSLEAQAQLKKERYLLDNKIRKYKMLVARKQRLEQYEKAQQAALEKSLSMKAAEEAKRAEEAAAMAAAAAAAEAAAAAAAEAAASAATASSEEAALAAEGETKLPAGETDATAGDSECEVVENGTVKESAPPVEGEGFNSVPPPEGASGQGELEEGEIVNKKDFGAEGHKTDDDDDDDDNDVVEIVPMPVTCTVTEDSCPNTIPTSSEVEGEENGQSKLDTTAAPESGEPMDTSSVEPSESSSLNQNHTESLNGIDAPTPGGDGCSTRIEGNGPSAHHPLPEEHHAPPTTPPPPPPPPPSQHAIVHPVMQQHNKAIMQLEPGEIPPPGMDISALGMRHMAGGEIQTISVPSTPEESPVKMGEVGGETPNGGVFNIPGKPLTAEMTNGGEQPSQQQQTPQVHQNQSNNSASELDLLSKSMINDHSTCGDRADEDNSDLESEGTQLEEDEDAHLTAEEAQRKYDKILETSFQNKQQLENALNQLRVKCFGQDRYWRRYWNLGKCGGIYVEAMESTQPEMYRYENALEEVQSRPDYVPKYAPAIKPENAVKQDPAEDVAAECKKEEGEVDAVKPEIIADAQGTKQKLQPTEDRKRKRCSSVSLKKLKKKKKKQRTTSEGGESFRGNHGSAAGGFNDAADDEDDGDDEEEDGPDDEDDCSRTSFSNGPALEDGRTADSQSDDCKIIEEPEVVQKEGASNGDNGANGQSATREGTGEDRTGSSSEINNGSNGNADGEGHGQKENEAQQENHKSVEDGQSTEGAPNHNATPKKSDDQLMDIEDSIPTAILVQKGNDHDETKTVEVNNQIGGVNVSPHQPSAGSGVSAATPEDDDDVTMVQEETPTITIPDDDTESGDRMPTAPCEGVKTEHDNKGSTTLTDSMNCDMKPKLMENGVEMRDPGELVECQLQEVDDDEEIVTGARGNHGSANDCKPMIAAGDNGGVDRKPRTTTTTSSVISYGSDVEMIEVKDEDSNNCAVRAPITPGSYLYLRNTDTKQEKEFSDQLLNRWFSIVDKELPLSSTECPLPTINGSTPASLARQIFTNITCREICQIQGNRWDIGNNIQFFSVPLEKGVEIHFPNESILSMSGLDDDEINEVIAKKSRPEPLQLSDMKPAFKRETIEYSYSQHHPNQIRLRAEMMAEETADPEEYGNFSLPAYMTLTLSNLTAYVQCDQFQPLQMTPEEEKQLEDVKQHGAPQKTEPQVVPREFRYGWWKINDIEELNELIKALNPRGVRERLLRQSLLESLAESVNLTTPHHVSHPRAAPPPNGYIEPEAWNAWNPSIARRVEVALLDQIEAMEDKVASASMQVKGWQMPQREGDSENGVVEDVTIEMLRERILGLEAAIERRYLKPPLGIKSPIHSTTEAQMAVIAQQESHSTQNNVSNLSNCSNSSAEDENLPKGLLSWRDAVERSVTTAQLSMALYVLESCVAWDKSIMKANCQFCQSGESEDKLLLCDGCDRGYHTYCFKPRMDKIPDGDWYCFECKNKATGDRKCIVCGGLRPPPLGKMVYCELCPRAYHQDCYIPPMLKYPRGKWYCQNCVAKAPPKKKPQRKPKERTTNNSSQSLLNSSLNSSQNQSLNSSHEDIATTPLSPAHSIASTSHEESSAPQHLQPPHSSVPGVPMPAATATASTSSAYHHQLQQQQQQQHPQQPLPPPSHPQQYGGTPLVDANNYAMCHPPVPNETMALYGQQQAQQQQQQQYYQQYYQQQQPSTSVGSALAPPAPPQQPYYPTPVESSATSAATVEQEAQSDYVASGETAQYSATEGYTHAQSTSECEPDQQESPAEVDDQIEASSESPVPAAGGGEFYSPSSNAMNAAGSSTSYLDSDRTPGGHDGEEGSCGGDSSEEYQPRPSPVKDSLCLAGSSSSSSSSISDHQRKERSKERDEAKERAKQEKKATKRLLKELAVCKTILEEMELHEDSWPFLLPVNTKQFPTYRKVIKSPMDLSTIKKRLQDLVYKSREDFIADVRQIFDNCEVFNEDDSPVGIAGHGMRKFFEQRWADLTDKHS, encoded by the exons ATGGATAAGGACGGGGAGAAGAAGGGCGGCGGCGATAAGAAGGGTGGCGGCGGGCAGTCGGGAACCGGTCTGGGGGGCGCAGCCGGTGTGAACGATCCGGCCGCGCTGCTAGATGCCGCCTCACTATTCG CGTACTGGGGACGGGATCCGTCCGCAATGGCCGCCGCAGTCTCCAACCCACTGTTCGGCTCACAGTTCGGCATGCCCGGCGGGCTCGGTGGGCTGATGCCGAACGCCGGTTCCGGGTCGGGCAGCGGCAACGACCGGTTCGCCATGTCCCACCACAACCAGAACACGATGGCGGTGGCCGCGTCACAGGCCGCCTCCCTGGCCGGTTTGCACAATA ATTGGTGGTCGATGGCACAGCTGGCAGCACAGGATTACTTCGCCCGCCTGCAAGCGACCGGCATGTCGCAGCTTCCCTTCTCCCACGATCTGGCCGGCGCATTCCCGGCCGGGCTGGGGCTCGGGGCCATGAGTGCGGCGGCTGCCGCGGCCGCCGTTGCCGCCACCGGTGGGAATGCGGCGGGTGGTGGAGCGGGCGGTAGTGGCAGTGGCACCGGTGGGTCCGGTGGTGGCTCGGGCAAGGGCGGCTCGGGCGGCGGCAAGGGCAAGAAGCGTGACCGCAGCagtaacagcaacagcagcaatgccAGCTCGGGCGGTGGTGGTTCGGCTGGTGGGATGGGCGGTATGGGTGCCGGTGGTATGGGTGGCGGAGTGGGAGGCAGTAACAATTCTTCGTACAAG AACTCACCCTCACCGTCCGCATCACAGGCCGCGGCCGCCGCTGCCTACAAACAGTCCCTCTACAGCCAGGCGACCCTGCACAAGGAGCTGATGGCCATTACGGCGGCCGCAGCAGCTGCCCAGAATCAACAGCATTCCGGTGGAGGaagtggcggcggtggtggaggaggaggaggtggcaGCTCAAGCAGTCAACAGtcccagcagcaccagcagcagcagcaacagcagcagcagcagcagcagcaacaactgcagcagcagcaactgcagcaacaccagcagcatcagctCGCCAGCCTCGGCATGCTGGCCGGGCTCGGTGGCAccggcagcagtggcagcgCCAGTCCCGGCAGCTCATCCTCCAAACAGAAATCCTCCTCGTCCGGCGGCGGTGGATCGTCCTCCTCGCTCGCGTCACCGCACGGTGCGAGCCGGCTGATTGGGAACGATTCGATATCGATCACGCGCGGTTCCAGCTCGCCCTCGATGAGCTCGAGCAAACAGCAGCCAACGCCCAGCGTTACCATCAGTGCCAGCCACGGGAATCCCGGgtcctcctcatcctcctcctccgcctcGTCCACCCAGCAGAACCATCTGCAGAatctgtcgtcgtcgtcgcgtTCGTCGAAGGATGGCAAGGGTGGCAATAGCAACAACGCCAATGCCAGCGGTGGACCAAGTGCGGCCGATCTGG GTCTGAGCGCGTCCATGAACGCCCTGAGCACACTGTCGCAGTTTAACAATCTCGACCTGACGACGCAGCAGAACATGACGGCCACGATGAACGCACTGGCAGCGAGCCAGGCCAAAGCGAAGGACTACATCTCCTCCGGGATACtgaa TGATCCTTCCTCGCTGCTGGGCGTGCGTTTGCCACCGGACACGGAGATCATCAAGTACACCTCTTCCATCGTGGGGCCCAAAGCATCGGGCGGGACCGGCCGTGGACGTAAGAAAACCATTTCGTTAGAAGACAATTCCATTTTTGCTCAAATGCATGGTTTAAGTGCAGCCAAGCGCCAGCGACTGGAACCGAACGAGtatggaggaggaggaggcggtGGCGGCAGTAACAAcagtggtggcggcggcggtggtggcagtgGCAGCTCGCATCTCAGCTCGGGCAGTGGAAGCGGCGGCTCGGCCGGACTGCTTCCGCCCGGTCTCtcccatcaccaccaccatcagctcGGTAGCAACGGTGGGCTAGGCTCGGGAGCATCGTCCGGGACGGGCGGATCGAACGATCGGATCGAGGTCATCAAACTGCCACCGACCATCACCTCGAACGGGGTGTACAATGCCGGAAAGGGCGCGG GTAAAGATTCCATGATGGATCATATGAACGAATGGTCGGGACTTAATCTGAGCGCGAAAGGATCGGGTGGAAGTGGTGGGTCATCTTCGGCCGCTGCCACCATTGTGTCCTCGTTGACGGTGGGCGGTATGAACAGTAGCGGaagcaaaaatcaatcatcCGGCATGATGGAGCAGGACGATGCACCGCTGAACCTGTCGATGAAACCGTCAAAATCGTCCAACGAAGGAATGCGCAGTGAATCCACCCACTCGGCATCTTCGTCCTCACCTGCCATGTCCGGTGCGAGTGCCAATAGTTTGCAGAGCCTGAGCACCATCACGGCGGCGCTCGGTGGAGCGGGCGGCAATGCGAACGATTCGTCACGAT cgCGTCGAAAGTCCGACAATAAAAACCGTCGCAATGCGGCggctgcagcagcggcagcggcggccgctgccgctgccgctctCGGGGCCGGTCCCCTCGGCCTGGACGGGAGTGTCAACATGAGCCTGGCATCGGCAGCAGCCGCATACGCTGCGGCCGCACCGGTCTCGACCGGTGCAGGTCTGGGCACCGGTACGAACAGCACCAGCACGCTCAACTCCCTGCTGATGGCGTCGGTCGGGACCGGCTCGGGTACCaataccatcaccaccacctccaacaCAACCACCAGCGGCGGCGGTAGCAGTGGCAGCGGAAGCGGTGGGGGCATTGCCGGGGGCAGCAGTAGCGCCGCCGGTGGCGCTTCGTCCTCGGCCACGGCTGCTGCCAATGTCGCCAACCATCAGCTGATGGCGGCTCAGCTGGGCTTCAACAGCTCACTGTCGGAGCTTTTGAAAATCTCCAATTACGAGGAGTACGATTACGCATCGCTCAGCGGCGGAT CTCAATTCAAGGAAGGCCGTCCACGCAATCTGGGCCGAGGTGTGTCCAAGCCGAAGAAGAACACCGTTGCCTCCCTGTTGGCGCAGAGCCGTGCCGTTGGCTCGAAGCCACTGACTGCCCAGCAGTTGCTCACACAGGATGCAGAAATT GAAAAGCTACGCCAGGCAATGCTTGAGGCGAGTCGAAACCAATCGATGGACAATAGCACCTCCAACACCAACACCGACACCGAAAGCATCTCCGAGAGCGGCATGTCCGAGTCGGAGGGCGAGGAGCACATTAACTTGAAGGAGCTTCGCGTTCCGCTCGAGAAGGGTTGGCGCCGAGAGACGGTGATTCGCGGGCTCACGAGAAACGGACACATCAAGGGTGATGTGTACTACTACCCACCGCAGAGCGTGAACAAGATGAAGGGCATGAATCAAATTCAGCTG TATCTAGATCAGTTTAAACCGAAGGATCTGAGTCGCGATAACTTTAGCTTCTCGGCGAAGGCCATCGTTGGTACGTTCCTGCAACCTGCCCCACTGCCGTACGCGACGGACGGTGAGTTCATCAAGATGACGGACGTTGAGGTGGCACGCCGGCTGGAGGATCTGAAAATGTTCACCCGGCATGCGGGACTCGGTGTAGAACAGAGGATCGAAATAGCCAAGCAACAGCAGGCACTGCGGGACGCAAAGAAGTTGGCCAAGGAAGAGatgaacaaaaacaaggaaaag GCACGACAGGCAAAAGAAgctgaacggaatgaacgctTGGAGCAGCAGCGCAAAGAGAGGGAACTGAAAAATCAACAGGCACTAGAG GCAAAGAAGAAGCGTGAAGAGGAACTTGCACGACAGAAAGCGGAGGAAGCCGCCCGTAAGGCACAG GAACTTGCCAAGCAGAAGGAGTTGATGTATGCAATGGAAATG GAACGTGAAAGACGAAGGCAACATATGGCCCTGATAAAACAGTTAGAACTGCGTCGCAAATTCgaagagaaggaaaagaagaaacaccAG GTGATTCTGGATAAGTTGATCCAACGGGAGAAGAAACTCGTGATGAGAAAGCGGGACACAAACATTCTAGCCGAATTGAG AAAACCTCAAGAAGACTCCGAGATCGTGGATCAAACGGTGTTGCCTTCTTTCTCAAGAATTCCTGGCCTCAAGCTTACGGGTACTGGGTATGCTGATCTGCTGATGGTGTTTGAGTTCTTGCACAACTTTGGCGAAACGCTTGGATTCG ACATGGAGTCACTGCCCAATTTGCAATCTTTGCATCTCGCACTAACGTCGGAGAACGCGATCGATGCCGAGGAAGAGCTGCTGTCTGTGATGACACATCTCCTTGTGTGCGCAATAGAAGATCCGGGCATCCCCAACCCAGGCCGCCATACGACACTGCTCGGCCAAACGCTACGCCAGGCGGACATCACGCACACGAACGTGTCGGAAATATTGCGCATCTATCTGTACGCGGTGGCCACCGGCGAGGTGAAGCTACAGTCCGGCATCAATCTCGAACGCGATCGTGACGCCCCGTCCAAGCATCATCTAGTCAATGACGAGGATTTCAAGATGTGCAGCACGAAGAACTCCCAGTTCTACGAGCTGCTGGCCGAGAACGCGCGCTACAAACTGTCCGAGCTGCTGAAGGACAAACCGTTCGTGGCGCTCAACCCAACCACCAAGACGGAAATTCTGGCCATGCTGTGCAACGATCTGCTCATGAACAAAGCCGTCTGCAAGCAGATCGATAGCAGTCTGGAGGCGCAAGCGCAACTGAAAAAGGAACGGTACCTGCTGGACAACAAAATCCGAAAGTACAAGATGCTGGTAGCTCGCAAACAGCGGCTGGAGCAGTACGAGAAGGCACAGCAAGCAGCGCTGGAGAAATCACTCTCCATGAAGGCAGCCGAAGAAGCGAAACGTGCGGAAGAGGCCGCGGCAATGgcggccgcagcagcagcagcggaagcagccgcagcagcagcagccgaggCGGCAGCTTCAGCAGCGACCGCGTCGTCAGAAGAAGCAGCGTTAGCAGCCGAGGGAGAGACTAAGCTTCCGGCAGGTGAAACTGATGCCACAGCGGGTGACAGTGAGTGTGAAGTGGTTGAGAACGGTACGGTGAAGGAATCGGCGCCACCAGTGGAAGGGGAAGGATTCAATTCCGTCCCACCGCCCGAAGGAGCAAGTGGGCAGGGAGAGCTGGAAGAAGGTGAAATTGTTAACAAGAAAGATTTCGGTGCGGAAGGACATAAgactgatgatgacgatgatgatgacgataatgACGTTGTAGAAATCGTCCCAATGCCGGTAACGTGTACAGTGACGGAAGATTCCTGTCCAAACACTATCCCCACATCGTCCGAGGTGGAAGGGGAAGAAAATGGCCAGTCAAAGCTAGACACTACCGCTGCGCCAGAATCGGGTGAACCAATGGATACGTCATCGGTAGAACCGTCCGAGTCCAGCTCACTCAATCAAAACCACACCGAATCTCTGAATGGTATCGACGCTCCTACGCCTGGCGGTGATGGTTGTTCTACTCGGATCGAAGGAAACGGTCCTAGCGCACATCATCCACTGCCGGAGGAACATCACGCTCCGCCAACCAcacctcctccaccaccaccaccgccaccatcgcAGCACGCCATCGTGCATCCTGTAatgcagcagcacaacaaggCGATCATGCAGCTAGAGCCAGGGGAAATACCGCCACCCGGTATGGACATTTCGGCACTGGGCATGCGTCACATGGCTGGAGGCGAAATACAGACGATATCTGTACCCTCAACGCCTGAGGAAAGCCCAGTGAAGATGGGCGAGGTGGGTGGTGAGACGCCCAACGGTGGTGTGTTCAATATTCCCGGCAAGCCACTAACCGCCGAAATGACCAACGGCGGCGAGCAACCgtctcagcagcagcagacaccGCAAGTGCATCAGAATCAATCGAACAACTCCGCGTCGGAGTTGGATTTGCTGTCAAAGTCCATGATCAACGATCACAGCACATGCGGTGATCGGGCGGATGAAGACAACAGCGATCTGGAGAGCGAAGGCACTCAGCTGGAAGAGGACGAGGACGCCCATTTGACAGCGGAAGAGGCGCAGCGAAAGTATGACAAGATCCTGGAAACATCCTTCCAAAACAAGCAGCAGCTGGAGAACGCACTGAACCAGCTGCGGGTGAAATGCTTCGGACAGGATCGGTACTGGCGTCGGTACTGGAATCTGGGCAAGTGTGGCGGCATCTACGTCGAGGCGATGGAATCAACCCAGCCTGAGATGTATCGGTATGAGAATGCGCTCGAAGAAGTGCAGAGCCGACCCGACTACGTGCCGAAGTATGCGCCAGCCATCAAACCCGAGAACGCAGTGAAGCAGGATCCAGCGGAGGATGTTGCAGCAGAATGCAAGAAAGAGGAAGGTGAGGTTGATGCGGTAAAGCCTGAAATTATCGCTGACGCACAGGGCACGAAACAGAAACTGCAGCCCACGGAGGATCGAAAGCGAAAGCGTTGCTCATCGGTGTCGCTTAAAAAgttgaagaaaaagaaaaagaagcaacgCACCACCTCCGAGGGTGGGGAATCGTTCCGTGGCAATCATGGCAGTGCTGCCGGTGGGTTTAACGATGCCGCcgacgatgaggatgatggtgatgatgaggAAGAGGACGGGCCAGACGATGAGGACGACTGTTCGCGTACGAGCTTCAGCAATGGGCCAGCGCTGGAGGATGGTCGTACTGCTGATTCACAGTCCGATGATTGTAAAATCATCGAAGAGCCGGAAGTTGTGCAAAAGGAAGGCGCTAGCAATGGCGATAATGGTGCAAATGGACAATCCGCTACTCGTGAGGGTACGGGAGAGGATCGTACCGGGTCCTCGAGCGAGATCAATAATGGATCAAATGGCAACGCGGACGGAGAAGGCCATGGACAGAAGGAGAATGAAGCGCAACAGGAGAATCACAAATCGGTGGAAGATGGCCAATCGACGGAAGGCGCCCCGAACCATAACGCAACGCCCAAGAAGTCTGACGATCAGCTTATGGACATTGAGGATTCAATTCCGACAGCGATCCTCGTACAGAAGGGCAACGATCACGATGAAACGAAAACGGTGGAAGTGAATAATCAGATTGGTGGTGTGAACGTGTCGCCCCATCAGCCTAGCGCGGGCTCGGGAGTATCGGCAGCCACGCCCGAAGATGACGATGACGTGACGATGGTACAGGAGGAAACGCCCACGATCACCATCCCCGATGACGATACGGAGAGTGGCGATCGGATGCCGACGGCACCGTGCGAAGGTGTCAAGACGGAGCACGACAACAAGGGGTCAACGACGCTGACCGATAGCATGAACTGTGATATGAAGCCAAAACTGATGGAAAATGGAGTCGAGATGCGTGATCCGGGCGAGTTGGTCGAGTGTCAGCTGCAGGAGgtggacgacgacgaggagatAGTGACGGGAGCTCGTGGAAACCACGGCAGTGCGAACGATTGCAAGCCAATGATCGCGGCCGGCGATAATGGTGGAGTTGATCGTAAGCCGcgcacgacgacgaccacctCCTCGGTGATCTCGTACGGCAGCGACGTTGAGATGATCGAGGTCAAGGACGAAGACAGCAACAACTGTGCGGTCCGTGCTCCGATCACGCCGGGCAGCTACCTTTACCTGCGCAACACCGACACGAAGCAAGAGAAAGAGTTTAGCGATCAGCTGCTGAACCGTTGGTTCTCGATCGTGGACAAGGAGCTGCCGCTCTCGAGCACGGAATGTCCGCTGCCGACGATAAACGGCAGCACGCCCGCGTCTCTGGCGCGGCAAATCTTCACCAACATCACGTGCCGCGAAATCTGCCAGATTCAGGGCAACCGGTGGGACATTGGCAACAACATCCAGTTCTTCAGCGTGCCGCTGGAGAAGGGCGTCGAGATCCATTTCCCGAACGAGTCAATTCTGTCCATGTCCGGGCTGGACGATGACGAGATCAACGAGGTGATCGCCAAGAAGAGTCGCCCCGAACCGCTGCAGCTGTCCGACATGAAGCCGGCGTTCAAGCGGGAAACGATCGAGTACTCGTACAGCCAGCACCACCCGAACCAGATCCGGTTGCGGGCGGAGATGATGGCGGAAGAGACGGCCGATCCGGAAGAGTATGGGAACTTTTCGCTGCCGGCGTACATGACGCTTACCCTGTCGAATCTGACCGCGTACGTGCAGTGCGACCAGTTCCAACCGCTCCAGATGACACCGGAAGAGGAGAAGCAGCTGGAGGACGTGAAGCAGCACGGTGCACCGCAGAAAACCGAACCGCAGGTGGTGCCGCGTGAGTTTCGCTACGGCTGGTGGAAGATCAACGACATCGAGGAGCTGAACGAGCTGATCAAGGCGCTGAATCCGCGCGGCGTCCGTGAGCGGCTGCTGCGCCAGAGCCTGCTGGAATCGCTGGCGGAAAGTGTGAACCTGACCACGCCGCACCATGTGTCGCACCCGCGGGCAGCACCGCCACCGAACGGGTACATCGAGCCGGAAGCATGGAACGCCTGGAATCCGTCCATCGCGCGACGAGTCGAGGTCGCACTGCTCGACCAGATCGAAGCGATGGAGGACAAGGTGGCGAGCGCTTCGATGCAGGTGAAGGGCTGGCAGATGCCGCAGCGCGAGGGCGACAGCGAGAACGGGGTGGTGGAGGACGTGACGATCGAGATGCTGCGCGAGCGCATCCTCGGGCTGGAAGCGGCCATCGAACGGCGCTACCTCAAGCCACCGCTGGGAATCAA GTCTCCCATCCACAGCACCACCGAGGCGCAGATGGCGGTCATTGCGCAGCAGGAGTCGCACAGCACTCAGAACAACGTCTCGAACCTGTCCAACTGCTCGAACAGTTCCGCCGAGGATGAGAATCTCCCGAAAG GTCTGCTGTCATGGCGCGACGCAGTAGAACGATCCGTCACTACCGCACAACTCTCGATGGCACTGTACGTGCTGGAATCGTGCGTCGCCTGGGACAAGAGCATCATGAAAGCG AATTGTCAGTTCTGTCAATCGGGAGAGTCCGAGGacaagctgctgctgtgcgaCGGCTGCGACCGGGGCTACCACACCTACTGCTTCAAGCCACGCATGGACAAGATTCCGGACGGTGATTG GTATTGTTTTGAGTGTAAAAACAAAGCTACTGGTGATAGGAAGTGTATAGTTTGTGGAGGACTACGACCACCGCCGCTCGGCAAGATGGTCTACTGTGAACTGTGTCCACGGGCCTACCATCAGGACTGCTACATACCGCCGATGCTGAAG TATCCACGAGGCAAATGGTACTGCCAGAACTGTGTTGCAAAGGCACCGCCAAAGAAGAAGCCGCAGCGTAAGCCGAAGGAacgcaccaccaacaacagctcCCAGTCGCTGCTGAACAGCTCGCTCAACAGCTCGCAGAACCAGTCGCTCAACTCGTCCCACGAGGATATCGCAACGACCCcgttaag TCCAGCACATTCAATAGCGTCCACGAGTCATGAAGAATCGTCGGCGCCACAACATCTACAGCCACCGCATAGCAGCGTGCCGGGAGTACCGATGCCAGCGGCAACTGCAACAGCCTCAACATCATCGGCTTACCATCATcaacttcagcagcagcagcagcagcaacatccacagcaaccactaccaccaccatcacatcCGCAACAGTATGGAGGGACACCCTTGGTTGATGCGAACAACTACGCCATGTGTCATCCCCCGGTCCCGAACGAAACGATGGCGCTGTATGGTCAACAGcaagcacagcagcagcagcagcagcaatactATCAGCAGTACtatcagcaacaacagcctTCAACCTCGGTTGGGTCAGCCCTAGCTCCGCCAGCACCGCCACAGCAACCGTATTATCCAACTCCGGTCGAAAGTAGCGCGACCAGCGCAGCCACAGTAGAGCAAGAAGCACAGTCGGATTACGTCGCCTCGGGTGAGACAGCACAATATTCCGCCACCGAAGGCTACACCCACGCACAAAGCACATCGGAGTGTGAGCCAGATCAGCAGGAATCACCCGCTGAAGTGGACGATCAAATCGAAGCGTCATCGGAATCGCCCGTTCCcgccgctggtggtggtgaatttTATTCACCTTCAAGCAACGCGATGAATGCGGCCGGCAGCTCGACAAGCTATCTGGACAGCGATCGTACACCCGGCGGGCACGATGGAGAGGAGGGCAGCTGTGGTGGCGACTCGTCGGAAGAGTATCAACCGCGACCGTCACCGGTGAAGGACTCGCTGTGTCTGgcgggcagcagtagcagtagcagcagtagtattAGCGATCACCAGCGCAAGGAGCGGTCGAAGGAGCGCGACGAAGCGAAGGAGCGTGCCAAGCAGGAGAAGAAGGCCACCAAAAGACTGCTGAAAGAGTTGGCCGTCTGCAAAACCATCCTGGAGGAAATGGAG CTTCACGAAGACTCGTGGCCATTTTTGCTGCCGGTAAACACCAAACAGTTTCCGACGTATCGTAAGGTCATCAAAAGCCCGATGGATCTTTCGACGATTAAGAAACGCCTCCAGGATTTAGT ATATAAATCACGCGAAGACTTTATAGCAGACGTGCGGCAAATTTTCGACAACTGTGAAGTCTTCAACGAGGATGACTCACCTGTCGGCATTGCCGGGCACGGTATGCGCAAGTTCTTCGAGCAACGATGGGCTGACTTGACGGACAAGCACTCTTGA